The Streptomyces sp. Alt3 genome has a segment encoding these proteins:
- a CDS encoding cytochrome P450: MSTETGAALDAEPSGHRIVQGPRGLPLLGSLPRFGRNPLAFFEQLRGYGDMVSWRFGRNDCLFVADPECIGELLTETERTFDQPLLGIAFRTVMGNGVVVARGADWRRKRSLVQPSVRPKQVKSYASTMTSCAVELADNWSPGARVDIKREMATLTQRIAVRTIFGVDTPADAESMGKAMDVAQQEIGKEFSGLGAVLPDWVPTPGRARIKKAAAVIDAEVGRVVARHRDGDGERPDLLSRLLTAVDETGAHLSDKEIRDETVTLYIGGHETTSSTLVWAWYLLSRNPRARAALAEELDRVLGDREPGIEDYAQLTYAQAVVKETLRLYPTIWLVTGVAKEGARLGGLPVPEGTRVWSSQWATHRDGRWFREPEVFRPERWDAQEGDDIPEYAWYPFGGGPRVCLGTRFAMVEAVLVLAVLARRFELEVDPGTVNPVPTLTLQPDREVMATVRAR; encoded by the coding sequence ATGTCCACGGAAACCGGTGCGGCCCTCGACGCCGAACCGAGCGGCCACCGGATCGTCCAGGGTCCGCGAGGCCTACCCTTACTGGGGAGCCTGCCCCGGTTCGGCAGGAACCCCCTCGCCTTCTTCGAGCAGCTGCGCGGCTACGGGGACATGGTGAGCTGGCGCTTCGGCCGCAACGACTGCCTCTTCGTCGCCGACCCCGAGTGCATCGGCGAGCTGCTCACCGAGACGGAGCGCACCTTCGACCAGCCGCTGCTGGGCATCGCCTTCCGTACGGTCATGGGCAACGGCGTGGTGGTGGCGCGCGGCGCCGACTGGCGGCGCAAACGGTCGCTGGTACAGCCCTCGGTGCGCCCCAAGCAGGTGAAGTCGTACGCCTCCACGATGACGTCGTGCGCGGTGGAGCTGGCCGACAACTGGTCGCCCGGCGCACGCGTCGACATCAAGCGGGAGATGGCGACCCTCACGCAGAGGATCGCCGTGCGCACCATCTTCGGGGTGGACACACCGGCCGACGCGGAGTCGATGGGCAAGGCCATGGACGTCGCCCAGCAGGAGATCGGCAAGGAGTTCAGCGGCCTCGGCGCCGTCCTTCCCGACTGGGTGCCGACTCCCGGGCGGGCCAGGATCAAGAAGGCCGCGGCGGTGATCGACGCCGAGGTCGGGCGCGTGGTGGCCCGTCACCGCGACGGGGACGGGGAGCGCCCCGACCTGCTGAGCCGACTGCTCACCGCGGTGGACGAGACGGGGGCACACCTCTCCGACAAGGAGATCCGCGACGAGACCGTCACGCTGTACATCGGCGGTCACGAGACGACCAGTTCCACCCTGGTGTGGGCCTGGTACCTGCTGTCCCGCAACCCGCGGGCGCGGGCGGCACTGGCCGAGGAGCTGGACAGGGTCCTCGGCGACCGGGAGCCGGGGATCGAGGACTACGCACAACTGACATACGCCCAGGCGGTGGTGAAGGAGACCCTGCGGCTGTATCCGACGATCTGGCTGGTCACCGGGGTCGCCAAGGAGGGGGCCAGGCTCGGCGGCCTGCCCGTGCCGGAGGGCACGCGGGTGTGGAGCAGCCAGTGGGCCACGCACCGGGACGGGCGCTGGTTCCGGGAACCCGAGGTGTTCCGCCCGGAGCGCTGGGACGCGCAGGAGGGCGACGACATCCCGGAGTACGCCTGGTACCCGTTCGGCGGCGGCCCCCGGGTCTGCCTCGGTACGCGCTTCGCGATGGTCGAGGCGGTGCTCGTCCTCGCCGTCCTGGCGCGCCGTTTCGAACTGGAGGTGGACCCTGGCACCGTGAACCCCGTGCCGACGCTGACGCTGCAGCCGGACCGGGAGGTCATGGCCACCGTACGGGCGCGCTGA
- a CDS encoding VWA domain-containing protein, translating to MIIRKRLTAGVCVLLATLAAGLGTALPAAADEPSAAASPKVELVLDVSGSMRTRDMDGESRISAAKQAFNDVLDAVPEEVELGIRTLGADYPGDDRKVGCKDTKQLYPVGPLDRTEAKTAVATLAPTGWTPIGPALLGAADDLDGGDATRRIVLITDGEDTCGPLDPCEVARDIAARGIHLVIDTLGLVPNAKIRQQLTCIAEATGGTYTAVQNTDELSGRVKQLVDRAAEPVVTPVATEGAGSCASAPELQAGLYTDRQEIGKHRWYRVNVLPGQELRASASVAADRAVDNDYGILLRAVTAHGREIVRGAESGTGRTDAISTGLRYPKPEQDDADVSDGDVKPAAEAVCLQLSNSFSAPASVKTTPGMPVELTIDLVEAPDESADVAAFGLARGWWLLGVMVLTGLIAGLLFGWISRWRVAVWRTN from the coding sequence ATGATCATAAGAAAACGGCTGACGGCCGGGGTGTGCGTTCTGCTCGCCACCCTGGCCGCCGGGCTCGGTACCGCCCTCCCGGCCGCCGCCGACGAACCTTCCGCCGCCGCGTCGCCCAAGGTCGAACTGGTCCTTGACGTCAGCGGCTCCATGCGCACCCGGGACATGGACGGCGAGTCCCGGATATCCGCCGCCAAGCAGGCGTTCAACGACGTCCTGGACGCGGTGCCCGAAGAGGTGGAGCTCGGCATCCGCACGCTCGGCGCCGACTACCCGGGCGACGACCGGAAGGTCGGCTGCAAGGACACCAAGCAGCTCTACCCGGTCGGCCCGCTCGACCGCACCGAGGCCAAGACCGCCGTCGCCACCCTGGCGCCGACCGGCTGGACCCCGATCGGCCCCGCCCTGCTCGGTGCCGCCGACGACCTCGACGGCGGGGACGCCACCCGGCGGATCGTCCTGATCACCGACGGCGAGGACACCTGCGGCCCGCTCGACCCCTGCGAGGTCGCGCGTGACATCGCCGCACGGGGGATCCACCTGGTCATCGACACGCTGGGCCTGGTGCCCAACGCCAAGATCCGGCAGCAGCTGACCTGCATCGCCGAGGCCACCGGCGGTACCTACACCGCGGTCCAGAACACCGATGAACTCTCGGGCCGCGTGAAGCAGTTGGTCGACCGGGCCGCCGAGCCCGTCGTCACCCCCGTGGCGACCGAGGGCGCGGGCAGCTGTGCCTCGGCCCCGGAGCTTCAGGCAGGGCTCTACACGGACCGTCAGGAGATCGGCAAGCACCGCTGGTACCGGGTGAACGTCCTGCCCGGCCAGGAGCTGCGCGCCTCGGCGAGTGTGGCGGCGGACCGCGCCGTGGACAACGACTACGGGATCCTGCTGCGTGCCGTGACCGCGCACGGGCGCGAGATCGTCCGGGGCGCGGAGTCCGGCACAGGGCGTACGGACGCCATCTCCACCGGGCTGCGCTACCCGAAGCCCGAACAGGACGACGCAGACGTCTCCGACGGCGATGTGAAGCCCGCCGCCGAGGCCGTGTGCCTCCAGCTGAGCAACTCCTTCTCGGCGCCCGCGTCCGTGAAGACAACGCCCGGCATGCCCGTCGAGCTGACCATCGACCTGGTGGAGGCTCCCGACGAGTCGGCCGACGTCGCCGCGTTCGGCCTGGCCCGCGGCTGGTGGCTGCTGGGCGTCATGGTTCTGACCGGACTGATCGCCGGCCTGCTGTTCGGCTGGATCTCGCGCTGGCGCGTCGCCGTATGGAGGACCAACTGA
- a CDS encoding ABC transporter ATP-binding protein codes for MDMEVTAWHSLHSAMNAQKDRRPFSRATLHRIAAFARPHRSRIVRFLLLSVVTALLAVATPVLAGRVVDAIVRGGDGGTVTGLALLIALIAVAEAGLGLLTRWLSATLGEGLILDLRTAVFDHVQRMPVAFFTRTRTGALVSRLNNDVIGAQRAFSNTLSGVVSNLVTLLLTLAVMLTLSWQITLLALVLLPVFVAPARRLGTRMAGLQREAADHNSTMGTRMTERFSAPGATLVKLFGRPADESAEFAARASRVRDIGVRTAMLQSTFITALTLVSALALALVYGLGGHFALTGSLEPGAVVALALLLTRLYAPLTALAGSRVEVMSALVSFERVFEILDLKPLIAEKPDARRVPDGPVSVEFDGVSFGYPSADKVSLASLEEVATLAPGDGVQVLHDVSFTAEPGRMIALVGSSGAGKSTIAQLLPRLYDTDAGTVRLNGVDVRDLTADSIRETLGMVTQDGHLFHESVRANLLLARPEATEEDIWDALRRSRLDGLVASLPEGLDTVVGERGYRLSGGERQRLTIARLLLARQRVVILDEATAHLDSTSEAAVQEALAEALEGRTAVVIAHRLSTVRAADLILVVEAGRVVERGTHEELLAVGGRYEELHRTQFERPGAAEGRPVH; via the coding sequence ATGGACATGGAAGTAACCGCGTGGCATTCACTGCACAGCGCGATGAACGCACAGAAGGACCGCAGGCCCTTCTCCAGGGCCACACTGCACCGCATCGCGGCGTTCGCCCGGCCGCACCGGAGCAGGATCGTCCGCTTCCTTCTCCTCAGTGTGGTCACCGCCCTGCTGGCGGTGGCGACACCGGTGCTGGCGGGACGGGTCGTGGACGCGATCGTGCGGGGCGGGGACGGTGGAACGGTCACCGGGCTCGCCCTGCTCATCGCCCTGATCGCCGTCGCGGAGGCGGGCCTCGGGCTCCTCACCCGGTGGCTGTCCGCGACCCTCGGTGAGGGGCTGATCCTCGATCTGCGCACCGCCGTGTTCGACCACGTGCAACGGATGCCCGTCGCCTTCTTCACCCGTACCAGGACCGGCGCACTGGTCAGCCGGCTCAACAACGACGTGATCGGCGCGCAGAGGGCGTTCAGCAACACGCTCTCCGGTGTCGTCTCCAATCTCGTCACCCTGCTGTTGACCCTGGCGGTGATGCTGACGCTCTCCTGGCAGATCACGCTGCTGGCCCTGGTGCTGCTGCCGGTGTTCGTCGCCCCCGCCCGCCGGCTGGGCACCCGGATGGCCGGCCTCCAGCGGGAGGCCGCCGACCACAACTCCACCATGGGCACCCGGATGACCGAGCGCTTCTCGGCGCCGGGCGCGACGCTCGTCAAGCTCTTCGGACGCCCCGCCGACGAGTCCGCCGAATTCGCCGCCCGTGCGAGCAGGGTGCGCGACATCGGCGTCCGTACGGCGATGCTCCAGTCCACCTTCATCACGGCGCTCACCCTGGTGTCGGCACTGGCCCTCGCCCTGGTCTACGGGCTGGGAGGGCACTTCGCGCTGACGGGCAGCCTGGAGCCGGGGGCCGTCGTGGCCCTGGCCCTGCTCCTCACCAGGCTCTACGCGCCCCTGACGGCACTGGCGGGATCCCGGGTCGAGGTGATGAGCGCCCTGGTCAGCTTCGAGCGGGTCTTCGAGATCCTCGACCTGAAGCCCCTGATCGCCGAGAAGCCCGACGCCCGCCGCGTCCCGGACGGACCGGTGTCCGTGGAGTTCGACGGCGTCTCCTTCGGATATCCGTCCGCCGACAAGGTCTCTCTCGCCTCACTCGAAGAGGTCGCGACCCTCGCCCCGGGGGACGGCGTGCAGGTGCTGCACGATGTCTCCTTCACCGCGGAGCCGGGCCGGATGATCGCCCTTGTCGGCTCCTCCGGGGCCGGGAAGTCGACGATCGCGCAACTGCTCCCCCGGCTGTACGACACCGACGCGGGCACCGTACGGCTGAACGGTGTCGACGTACGCGATCTGACGGCCGACTCGATCCGCGAGACGCTCGGCATGGTCACCCAGGACGGGCACCTCTTCCACGAGTCGGTACGCGCCAATCTGCTGCTCGCCCGGCCGGAGGCGACCGAGGAGGACATCTGGGACGCGCTGCGCCGTTCCCGTCTGGACGGCCTGGTGGCGTCACTGCCCGAGGGCCTGGACACGGTGGTCGGCGAGCGCGGCTACCGGCTCTCGGGCGGCGAACGCCAGCGGCTCACCATCGCCCGCCTCCTGCTGGCCCGTCAGCGGGTGGTGATCCTGGACGAGGCGACCGCGCATCTGGACTCCACCTCGGAGGCGGCGGTCCAGGAGGCGCTGGCCGAGGCGCTGGAGGGCCGCACTGCCGTGGTGATCGCCCACCGGCTGTCGACGGTCCGGGCCGCCGATCTGATCCTGGTCGTCGAGGCCGGCCGGGTCGTCGAGCGGGGTACGCACGAGGAGCTGCTGGCCGTCGGAGGACGGTACGAGGAGCTGCACCGCACCCAGTTCGAACGTCCGGGGGCCGCCGAGGGCCGGCCGGTGCACTGA